The Candidatus Poribacteria bacterium genome contains a region encoding:
- a CDS encoding TlpA family protein disulfide reductase produces MICYADLNFRVIPKIVQLLGTQNPSLKLTDIKFYSNCYLQIQCKFYFKGEKMRFVTINLFLVCLFLFGIGHLAFGHDEIETASESHGPYMGDASWDAALETFYELLKTDPKAARVELENVAKTLFNEHPRTEEWVELFYQVFYQISLKEAQEKETEPPWQLISEIKRLYELGLEMLTSMDTEKYAKQIQVHQDALDYYTELAEFAEIMGDKSLKSEEIAPNKQNHTSQSESALSDAEDQIAHQQYMEKFFELLPTDPEAARQELETYAAKSYQGHPLTEEWVAHFFRMGSDGEASVSDITRFMEMTKQIRTDMDPEKYAKEIKGLEDSLTQLKMVATFYERDGITDAKIPFNPNVGDKKREQKSASDAPKVSHTEKIGKPAMDFEVIDLKGQELSLKKYRGQVVLLDFWATWCFPCRAEMPHLKRVYDKYKDQKFEIIGISLDHGRAVLDSYVEKQNITWLQFLDEGGAVTQMYNVKGIPATFLIDGEGIVRKVELRGRALEAAVAELVKENLSQQTK; encoded by the coding sequence ATGATCTGTTACGCCGACTTAAATTTTCGCGTTATTCCGAAAATAGTGCAACTTCTTGGAACCCAAAATCCGTCACTTAAATTAACAGATATAAAATTTTACTCAAATTGCTACTTGCAAATTCAATGCAAGTTCTACTTTAAAGGGGAAAAAATGCGCTTCGTAACGATTAACCTATTCCTTGTCTGTTTATTTCTGTTTGGCATCGGTCACCTCGCTTTTGGACATGATGAAATTGAAACGGCTTCTGAATCACACGGTCCCTATATGGGCGACGCGTCTTGGGATGCCGCGCTTGAAACGTTCTATGAACTTCTCAAGACGGATCCAAAAGCGGCGCGCGTGGAACTCGAGAACGTTGCCAAAACGTTGTTCAACGAACATCCGCGGACAGAAGAGTGGGTGGAACTTTTTTACCAAGTCTTCTACCAAATCAGTCTAAAGGAAGCTCAAGAAAAAGAAACCGAGCCCCCCTGGCAGCTTATTTCGGAAATCAAACGTCTATATGAACTCGGACTCGAAATGCTAACTTCTATGGATACAGAGAAGTACGCAAAGCAGATACAAGTTCACCAAGATGCCCTTGATTACTATACAGAACTCGCTGAATTCGCCGAGATTATGGGCGATAAATCACTGAAATCTGAAGAGATCGCTCCGAACAAGCAGAACCACACTTCTCAATCTGAGTCAGCATTATCTGATGCGGAAGACCAAATCGCTCATCAGCAGTATATGGAGAAATTTTTCGAGTTGCTACCGACCGACCCAGAAGCCGCACGTCAGGAACTTGAAACCTATGCTGCAAAGTCATATCAGGGACATCCGCTTACAGAAGAATGGGTGGCACACTTTTTTCGTATGGGAAGTGACGGGGAAGCATCGGTTTCAGATATTACCCGTTTTATGGAAATGACAAAACAGATACGAACCGATATGGATCCTGAAAAGTATGCTAAAGAAATCAAGGGATTAGAAGATAGTTTGACGCAACTGAAAATGGTTGCAACATTCTATGAACGCGACGGGATAACTGATGCAAAGATTCCATTCAACCCAAACGTAGGCGACAAGAAGCGTGAACAGAAAAGTGCTTCGGATGCCCCCAAGGTCTCCCATACTGAGAAAATCGGCAAACCTGCGATGGATTTTGAGGTAATAGACTTGAAGGGTCAGGAGCTCTCATTAAAGAAATACCGCGGACAGGTCGTGCTACTTGACTTCTGGGCGACATGGTGTTTTCCGTGTAGGGCAGAAATGCCGCATCTCAAAAGGGTTTATGATAAATACAAAGACCAAAAATTTGAGATTATTGGGATCAGTTTAGACCATGGAAGGGCAGTGCTTGATTCGTATGTTGAAAAACAGAATATCACCTGGCTTCAGTTTTTGGATGAGGGGGGTGCCGTTACACAAATGTATAACGTTAAAGGAATTCCGGCGACCTTTCTGATTGATGGAGAAGGGATCGTTCGCAAAGTTGAACTCCGTGGGCGCGCGCTTGAGGCAGCTGTCGCGGAACTGGTGAAGGAGAATCTGTCTCAGCAGACCAAATAG
- a CDS encoding sigma-70 family RNA polymerase sigma factor, whose amino-acid sequence MVVEHSDAELIQRVLQGDQDAFGPLVEKYQKGVHALAWRKIGDFHIAQEIAQDAFFKAYQQLGTLKNHNQFAGWLYVIAAHLCADWFRKHRPPEQSLEVTDMSEVNEVSYSRYIAEKQATEADEARREVVKKLLQKLPESERTVMTLYYLGEMTIKAISEFLGVSPNTIKSRLSRARDRLKKEEDLIRQNLSSFQLPANLTQDIMNEISRIVPAAPTANKPVVPWVFSAASAVLIFLLMGVGTQYLSRFQKPYDLNATSERTVELIEAVLVLDSPTKPAVRNQAGSSSTPGRNPGAGQQPDARLFAAALVDETEVSTPEPQWIQTKGPAGGLVNTLFTTRRGDIYAGTSTNFYKMADDRHSWKLVIAGGPTSLSLKDWIMGGTQQMAERDDTLYVAINGEVSASTDYGETWMSLDAHPKGQPVGFVLTDGVPGAEVDMTLNLALVDGVFRSVDAGKSWIPLNDGNLADRKIRAIAAVENTLFAGTDSGLYRRNEDTWERLTIRPAETSENQFAIHALAVDEHRLYVAAGDELTNQNQLGMQFRATLTGSGQWSLYRSTDRGDTWYSIDPRKRQEQEEERQQRGQFGGGFPFPGAEETEIYMPSVKLFATPGRIVVADAFGELFYSMNTGETWTALDVKSGSGYNVPPPVLMMDENTFYKGGPSGVQTTIDGGKTWSEFNSGLVGTPVQTLIAVKGELYANSTNGFISSTDRGESWMPLPSEIDHGVIIEAFDDTLYVKRGNHMNTPSPIARLSTEDNSLTFIPGMPAFESVTSQNMDEEMNKIMMEAFTDKAQQSLEKGEPPNPEDVDFDQLNEAMNKVMQEQASAGLLAFIGRFAVSGDTYYVEYGKALYRWKPGMREWHNTGLVDQGEDAFASLFSGPFDYSTDVSTSYDTINSSGFKIAVSDSTVYIGKREGHLFQSFDEGDTWNDVTADIPFSFEKFDAIAFAGPTVYVATDKGIAYSSDGTHWHATTDTEGRTPVISRLAVVGTTVYGQTDQHVYLLKEGSNIWKQATPELPGSVISFAVDGNTLYIGTANRGVLRFTLDE is encoded by the coding sequence CTGGTAGTGGAACACAGCGATGCTGAACTCATTCAACGGGTATTACAAGGCGATCAGGATGCGTTCGGTCCCTTAGTCGAAAAGTATCAGAAGGGAGTTCACGCGCTTGCTTGGCGAAAAATCGGCGATTTTCACATCGCACAAGAAATTGCGCAGGACGCGTTCTTCAAGGCATACCAGCAACTCGGAACCCTAAAAAACCATAACCAATTTGCGGGATGGCTGTATGTCATCGCGGCACACTTGTGTGCTGACTGGTTCCGAAAACATCGCCCACCGGAACAATCCTTAGAAGTTACTGATATGAGTGAGGTGAATGAAGTGTCATACTCTCGATACATCGCAGAAAAACAGGCAACCGAAGCCGATGAAGCGCGTCGTGAAGTCGTTAAGAAGCTGCTCCAGAAGTTACCAGAAAGCGAACGCACCGTGATGACGCTTTACTACCTCGGTGAAATGACGATCAAAGCCATTTCCGAGTTTCTCGGGGTCTCTCCGAACACCATCAAAAGCCGCCTGAGTCGCGCACGCGATCGTCTAAAGAAGGAAGAAGACCTGATTCGACAAAATCTCAGCAGTTTCCAACTGCCTGCTAACTTGACACAGGATATCATGAACGAGATCTCACGTATCGTCCCTGCAGCACCCACTGCGAATAAACCTGTAGTGCCTTGGGTGTTTTCTGCGGCATCTGCTGTCTTAATTTTTCTTTTGATGGGGGTTGGCACACAATATCTCTCCCGTTTTCAGAAACCCTACGATTTGAACGCCACATCGGAACGAACAGTTGAACTCATTGAGGCGGTTTTGGTCTTAGATTCACCCACGAAACCTGCGGTGCGAAATCAGGCAGGAAGTTCATCGACGCCCGGTAGGAACCCGGGTGCAGGTCAGCAACCCGATGCGCGACTTTTTGCCGCCGCACTTGTGGATGAAACCGAGGTTTCAACGCCAGAACCGCAGTGGATCCAAACGAAGGGACCCGCAGGCGGGCTTGTCAATACCCTCTTCACGACAAGGCGTGGAGACATTTACGCTGGAACTTCCACGAATTTTTACAAGATGGCAGACGACAGACATTCATGGAAACTCGTCATCGCTGGAGGTCCAACCTCACTCAGCCTGAAAGATTGGATAATGGGCGGCACACAACAAATGGCAGAGCGAGATGATACACTCTACGTTGCTATCAATGGAGAGGTATCGGCTTCTACAGATTATGGTGAGACATGGATGTCGCTCGATGCGCACCCAAAAGGACAACCCGTCGGGTTCGTCTTAACGGATGGGGTCCCTGGGGCAGAAGTCGACATGACCCTGAACCTTGCTCTCGTTGACGGTGTATTCCGTTCTGTGGACGCCGGCAAGTCGTGGATACCTCTGAACGATGGAAATTTGGCAGATCGAAAAATTCGTGCAATTGCCGCCGTTGAAAACACCCTGTTTGCTGGGACTGACAGTGGACTCTATCGACGCAACGAGGATACATGGGAAAGATTGACCATCCGTCCGGCAGAGACCTCCGAAAATCAATTCGCTATCCATGCCTTAGCCGTCGATGAACATCGTCTCTATGTTGCTGCGGGGGACGAACTCACAAATCAGAATCAGCTTGGGATGCAATTTAGGGCTACGCTGACAGGAAGTGGCCAGTGGTCCCTTTACCGTTCAACCGATCGAGGCGATACATGGTATTCCATAGATCCACGAAAAAGGCAAGAGCAGGAGGAAGAGAGACAACAGAGGGGACAATTTGGGGGAGGTTTCCCATTCCCTGGTGCAGAGGAAACAGAAATCTATATGCCCAGTGTCAAGCTCTTCGCGACGCCCGGTAGGATTGTCGTCGCAGATGCGTTTGGAGAACTTTTCTACTCCATGAATACTGGGGAAACCTGGACTGCTTTAGATGTAAAGAGCGGGTCAGGTTACAACGTGCCGCCGCCTGTGCTGATGATGGACGAGAACACTTTCTACAAAGGAGGACCTTCTGGGGTTCAGACCACAATTGATGGTGGCAAAACGTGGTCTGAGTTTAATAGCGGACTCGTGGGCACTCCCGTTCAGACGCTCATCGCTGTTAAGGGTGAGCTCTACGCAAATTCAACAAATGGGTTTATCTCCTCAACGGATAGGGGTGAATCGTGGATGCCGCTTCCCAGTGAGATTGACCACGGTGTCATTATTGAGGCGTTTGACGATACTTTGTATGTAAAGAGAGGGAATCACATGAATACCCCTTCACCTATAGCCCGTCTATCCACCGAGGACAATAGTCTAACGTTTATCCCCGGCATGCCTGCCTTTGAAAGCGTCACGTCACAAAATATGGACGAAGAAATGAACAAAATTATGATGGAAGCGTTTACCGACAAGGCTCAGCAAAGCCTTGAAAAAGGCGAGCCACCAAATCCCGAGGATGTTGATTTTGACCAGTTAAATGAAGCCATGAATAAGGTTATGCAAGAACAAGCCTCGGCTGGTCTGCTGGCGTTTATTGGAAGATTTGCCGTGAGTGGCGATACCTACTATGTGGAATATGGGAAGGCGCTTTACAGATGGAAACCGGGTATGCGTGAATGGCACAACACGGGTTTAGTAGATCAAGGCGAAGACGCTTTTGCATCCCTATTCTCCGGTCCTTTTGATTATTCCACTGATGTCTCCACTTCTTATGATACCATTAATTCTAGCGGTTTCAAAATCGCCGTGTCGGACAGCACGGTTTACATCGGAAAACGGGAAGGGCACCTCTTTCAATCGTTTGATGAAGGGGACACATGGAACGATGTTACTGCAGATATCCCGTTCTCTTTTGAGAAATTCGATGCAATCGCTTTCGCAGGACCTACCGTCTACGTGGCAACCGACAAAGGCATTGCGTATTCGAGCGACGGCACGCACTGGCACGCCACAACCGATACCGAAGGGAGAACGCCTGTCATTTCCCGATTGGCAGTGGTAGGCACAACGGTATATGGGCAGACTGACCAACACGTGTATCTGTTGAAAGAGGGTTCTAATATATGGAAACAGGCAACACCCGAACTCCCAGGCTCGGTCATCTCTTTCGCTGTTGATGGCAACACACTGTATATCGGAACTGCGAATCGTGGTGTCCTGCGTTTCACGCTTGATGAATAA
- a CDS encoding BamA/TamA family outer membrane protein, protein MKYILYIIVFFTLTVSPQTFAETPDGTIPFDCPDIPNPKFQFHFTRELIALAVTTAPFNTVDDLYIQIYDDEAGIYDKLAQYYGEEVKVKNWHGVQEDDRVRLYVPDGTALQNPQADDTFTGIFAVVKGDAAIYLLNIVGSVPTQQTGRLLGSLGELGIEISELKSLPALEIDKRSLSSPTGFRIADGSPIHEIQIKGNQKIDRTEILETLEAGDEDIDKAVEALRKKMGYRLEGVETSVKQENDKHIAVITVKERPSQSAGFGGGGPIINFNRVTGWELGAELESRLPGARLPDGTLASKLLGYIGYGFGNRLVNYEIGGKTMPFLAYTHRSGTTTFGDKSDKWYLGFGVDAKVYRVTDITTPILAVVDDYGSAYYDSPFRLLYSLFGGTDLHNYYSRRGFEIGLRWENLPRPVPTSIPMHLAKLTFLVENHESLKKSTDWHFFNWHSTSKARENPVITPGRMRSVMFEYDLNTRRDYLGWHNTFFVEHSRSAFGSDFDFTRYQLHLRYAHPLGKHQIRTRAVGSFSTASLPIQRQFTIGGPGVLNGYPLYAFAGDRGYLFNIEYFYPFPELPTWRNMQFDFFTLFLVFFLDAGQAWNIDDERSTFVPKTDAGIGFQFGERDSFLRFNVAQAFEAEQGVQFNLLWFYSF, encoded by the coding sequence ATGAAATACATATTATATATCATAGTTTTTTTCACGCTTACTGTATCCCCACAAACGTTTGCTGAAACGCCAGACGGCACAATTCCTTTCGATTGCCCTGATATACCAAACCCCAAGTTTCAATTCCACTTCACCCGTGAACTGATCGCGCTTGCTGTTACAACAGCACCCTTCAATACCGTGGACGATCTTTACATCCAAATTTACGATGATGAAGCAGGTATTTATGATAAACTCGCGCAATACTACGGCGAGGAGGTGAAAGTAAAAAACTGGCACGGTGTCCAAGAAGATGATAGGGTCCGACTCTATGTCCCGGACGGAACCGCTCTGCAAAATCCGCAGGCAGATGACACCTTCACGGGCATCTTTGCAGTCGTAAAAGGCGATGCGGCCATCTATCTGCTAAACATCGTTGGGAGTGTTCCAACGCAACAAACGGGTCGGCTCTTGGGGAGTCTCGGTGAACTCGGCATTGAGATCTCTGAATTGAAATCGCTTCCGGCGTTGGAGATTGATAAGCGATCTTTATCTTCACCGACAGGCTTCCGAATAGCCGATGGTTCCCCAATTCATGAAATTCAGATTAAAGGCAATCAGAAAATTGATCGGACGGAGATTCTCGAAACGCTTGAAGCAGGTGACGAGGACATCGATAAAGCGGTGGAAGCACTACGAAAAAAAATGGGATACAGGTTAGAAGGCGTAGAAACATCAGTTAAACAGGAAAATGACAAGCATATTGCGGTCATTACTGTGAAGGAACGTCCTTCGCAGTCTGCCGGCTTTGGTGGTGGGGGACCTATTATTAATTTTAACCGTGTCACAGGTTGGGAACTCGGTGCTGAACTCGAAAGTAGGCTTCCGGGTGCTCGTCTTCCAGACGGCACTTTGGCTTCAAAGCTTTTAGGATATATAGGCTACGGATTTGGAAACCGGCTGGTCAATTACGAGATTGGCGGAAAAACAATGCCTTTTTTGGCGTATACACACCGATCAGGAACAACTACTTTTGGAGATAAATCTGACAAATGGTATCTTGGATTCGGAGTAGATGCCAAAGTCTACCGTGTCACGGACATCACAACACCGATTCTTGCTGTTGTTGATGACTATGGTTCCGCTTACTATGATTCCCCTTTTCGGCTACTGTATAGCCTTTTTGGTGGAACCGATCTTCATAATTATTATTCGAGAAGAGGATTTGAAATTGGCTTGCGATGGGAAAATTTACCACGACCCGTGCCTACTTCTATCCCAATGCACTTAGCGAAGTTGACGTTTCTTGTTGAAAACCACGAGAGTCTAAAAAAAAGCACAGATTGGCATTTCTTCAATTGGCATTCAACGTCAAAAGCGAGAGAGAATCCAGTAATAACACCCGGTCGCATGCGGAGCGTCATGTTTGAATACGATCTTAACACCCGCCGAGACTACTTGGGTTGGCATAATACTTTCTTTGTTGAGCATAGTAGATCCGCCTTCGGCTCGGATTTCGATTTTACGCGCTATCAACTCCATCTCCGTTATGCACATCCACTCGGTAAACATCAGATACGGACCCGCGCGGTCGGCAGTTTTTCAACCGCCTCCCTACCGATCCAACGCCAATTTACCATCGGGGGTCCAGGGGTATTGAACGGCTACCCGCTCTACGCTTTCGCGGGGGACCGTGGCTACCTCTTCAACATCGAATATTTCTACCCTTTCCCGGAACTACCCACCTGGAGAAACATGCAATTTGATTTTTTTACGCTCTTTCTGGTGTTTTTCCTTGATGCAGGTCAGGCATGGAACATAGATGACGAAAGATCTACGTTTGTGCCGAAGACCGATGCCGGTATCGGTTTCCAGTTCGGTGAACGCGACTCCTTTCTACGCTTTAATGTTGCGCAGGCTTTTGAAGCAGAACAAGGTGTGCAATTCAACCTCCTCTGGTTTTATAGTTTTTAG